In one window of Catenulispora sp. GP43 DNA:
- the pruA gene encoding L-glutamate gamma-semialdehyde dehydrogenase — MAAHANEDVTGVTKVPVPSNEPVLDYASGSPERAALTAKLAELSALRHDLTATIGGRQRHGGGEPIDVVQPHNHKAVLGTLHNATQNDARAAVAAAREAAPAWRALSFDDRAAILLKAADLLSGPWRATLNAATMLGQSKTAVQAEIDSACELIDFWRFNAEFARQTLAEQPPENSRSVWNRTDHRPLDGFVYAITPFNFTAIAGNLPTAPALMGNTVIWKPSPTQQLAAHVTMRLLEAAGLPPGVINMLPGDGLAVSEVVLADQHLAGIHFTGSTATFQHLWRTVGENIAAYRAYPRIVGETGGKDFVLAHPSADRAVLKTALTRGAFEYQGQKCSAASRAYVPRSIWRDQGLREEFSAEVDGLTMGDPADMANFMGAVIDARAFAKHRRVLDIAHGDDTIRIAAGGSADDSVGYFVRPTVMVCTNPGHEIFSTEYFGPLLSVYVYDDHDYDRVLHGVEGVTDYALTGSIIAQDRAAVAEAMSVLRFAAGNFYINDKPTGAVVGQQPFGGSKSSGTNDKAGSAQNLMRWTSTRSIKETFVPPTDHRYPHMD; from the coding sequence ATGGCCGCGCACGCGAACGAGGACGTCACCGGCGTCACGAAGGTCCCCGTCCCCTCGAACGAACCGGTGCTCGACTACGCGTCCGGCAGCCCCGAGCGCGCGGCCCTGACCGCGAAGCTCGCCGAGCTCTCCGCGCTGCGCCACGACCTGACCGCGACCATCGGCGGCCGCCAGCGCCACGGCGGCGGCGAGCCGATCGACGTCGTCCAGCCGCACAACCACAAGGCGGTCCTGGGCACCCTGCACAACGCCACCCAGAACGACGCCCGGGCCGCCGTCGCCGCCGCCCGCGAAGCCGCCCCGGCCTGGCGCGCGCTGTCCTTCGACGACCGCGCCGCGATCCTGCTCAAGGCCGCCGACCTGCTGTCCGGCCCGTGGCGGGCGACCCTGAACGCGGCGACCATGCTGGGCCAGTCCAAGACCGCGGTGCAGGCCGAGATCGACAGCGCCTGCGAGCTCATCGACTTCTGGCGCTTCAACGCCGAGTTCGCCCGGCAGACCCTGGCCGAGCAGCCGCCCGAGAATTCCCGCAGCGTCTGGAACCGCACCGACCACCGGCCGCTGGACGGCTTCGTCTACGCGATCACGCCCTTCAACTTCACCGCGATCGCCGGCAACCTGCCGACCGCCCCGGCGCTGATGGGCAACACGGTGATCTGGAAGCCGTCGCCGACCCAGCAACTGGCCGCGCACGTCACCATGCGGCTGCTGGAGGCCGCGGGCCTGCCGCCCGGGGTGATCAACATGCTGCCGGGGGACGGCCTGGCGGTCTCCGAGGTGGTGCTGGCCGACCAGCACCTGGCCGGCATCCACTTCACCGGCTCGACCGCCACCTTCCAGCACCTGTGGCGGACCGTCGGCGAGAACATCGCGGCCTACCGCGCCTACCCGCGCATCGTCGGCGAGACCGGCGGCAAGGACTTCGTGCTGGCACATCCCAGCGCGGATCGGGCGGTGCTGAAGACGGCGCTGACCCGCGGCGCGTTCGAGTACCAGGGCCAGAAGTGCTCGGCGGCCTCGCGCGCGTACGTCCCTCGTTCCATCTGGAGAGACCAGGGGCTGCGCGAGGAGTTCTCCGCCGAGGTCGACGGGCTGACCATGGGCGACCCGGCCGATATGGCGAACTTCATGGGCGCGGTGATCGACGCCCGGGCCTTCGCCAAGCACCGCCGGGTGCTGGACATCGCGCACGGCGACGACACCATCCGCATCGCCGCAGGCGGGAGCGCCGACGACTCGGTCGGCTACTTCGTGCGGCCGACGGTGATGGTGTGCACGAACCCCGGGCACGAGATCTTCTCCACCGAGTACTTCGGCCCGCTGCTGTCGGTCTACGTGTACGACGACCACGACTACGACCGGGTCCTGCACGGTGTCGAAGGCGTCACCGACTACGCGCTCACCGGCTCGATCATCGCGCAGGACCGGGCGGCCGTGGCCGAGGCGATGAGCGTGCTGCGCTTCGCCGCCGGCAACTTCTACATCAATGACAAGCCGACCGGGGCCGTCGTCGGCCAGCAGCCGTTCGGCGGATCCAAGTCCTCCGGCACGAACGACAAGGCCGGGTCGGCGCAGAACCTGATGCGGTGGACGTCCACGCGCTCGATCAAGGAGACGTTCGTCCCGCCGACGGACCACCGCTATCCGCACATGGACTAG
- a CDS encoding HAD family hydrolase, with amino-acid sequence MTVPKMQQPTHLVWDWNGTVLNDFEIILRSTNDSFADHGLPPITAEQYRTQIKMPIRAFYADIIGREPEDEEWEALDATFHKYYVAYEREARLSDGLPDLFREWSGRGHSQSLLSMYHDDKLVPVVRHHGIAGHFALVQGTTPPRPARKGQHLRDHLARLDVDPARVVLIGDSPDDAAAAASVGARVILYSGGFAAAQSLRAAGAPIADSLTAAVALIDEVMVARD; translated from the coding sequence GTGACTGTGCCGAAGATGCAGCAGCCAACGCACCTCGTCTGGGACTGGAACGGCACCGTCCTGAACGACTTCGAGATCATCCTGCGCTCCACGAACGACTCGTTCGCCGACCACGGCCTGCCGCCGATAACGGCCGAGCAGTACCGCACGCAGATCAAGATGCCGATCCGGGCCTTCTACGCCGACATCATCGGCCGCGAGCCCGAGGACGAGGAGTGGGAGGCGCTCGACGCCACCTTCCACAAGTACTACGTCGCCTACGAGCGCGAGGCGCGCCTGTCCGACGGCCTGCCCGACCTGTTCCGGGAGTGGTCCGGGCGCGGGCACTCGCAGTCGCTGCTGTCGATGTACCACGACGACAAGCTCGTCCCGGTGGTCCGGCACCACGGCATCGCCGGCCACTTCGCGCTGGTCCAGGGCACCACGCCGCCGCGTCCGGCGCGCAAGGGGCAGCACCTGCGGGACCACCTGGCCCGCCTGGACGTGGACCCGGCGCGGGTGGTGCTCATCGGCGACTCGCCGGACGACGCGGCGGCCGCCGCCAGCGTCGGCGCGCGCGTGATCCTGTACTCCGGCGGGTTCGCCGCCGCGCAGTCGCTGCGGGCCGCCGGGGCGCCGATCGCCGACAGCCTGACCGCCGCGGTGGCGCTGATCGACGAGGTCATGGTCGCGCGCGACTGA
- a CDS encoding patatin-like phospholipase family protein, producing MASTAVRRGLVLGGGGMLGAAWMVGSLSVLSEAIGWDPREAEMIVGTSAGSVLGALIGAGATPADLYEHQLTGRIERGPLTGLEFDYATAAGGAHPERPKLRLGSGPLLARTARHPRSVPPTAVMAAAMPPGRGSLGGVGELVEALPHAADGWSPHKALRIVALDFTTGERVTFGNPRAPHTTLAEAVTASCAIPGWFAPIIIDGRRYVDGGMWSATNVDVADKQSFQEIGEPPLDELYVLAPMAVRGFNGPPHSVMERVARRYRRGVTRRMLMEAQRVRADGTKVIVFCPTADDFEAIGLNVMDGDRRPHVLETAMRTTREQIDAQRTLA from the coding sequence ATGGCCTCCACGGCGGTGCGGCGCGGACTGGTCCTGGGCGGCGGCGGCATGCTCGGCGCGGCCTGGATGGTCGGGTCGCTGTCGGTGCTCAGCGAAGCGATCGGCTGGGACCCGCGCGAGGCCGAGATGATCGTCGGGACCTCCGCCGGCTCGGTGCTGGGCGCGCTGATCGGCGCCGGCGCCACCCCCGCGGACCTGTACGAGCACCAGCTCACCGGGCGCATCGAGCGGGGGCCGCTCACCGGCCTGGAGTTCGACTACGCCACCGCGGCCGGCGGCGCGCACCCGGAGCGGCCCAAGCTGCGGCTGGGGTCCGGCCCGCTGCTGGCCCGGACCGCACGCCATCCCCGCTCCGTGCCCCCGACCGCCGTCATGGCCGCCGCGATGCCGCCGGGCCGCGGCTCGCTCGGCGGCGTCGGCGAGCTCGTCGAAGCCCTGCCGCACGCCGCGGACGGCTGGTCGCCGCACAAGGCGCTGCGCATCGTGGCGCTGGACTTCACCACCGGCGAGCGCGTCACCTTCGGCAACCCCCGGGCCCCGCACACGACGCTGGCCGAGGCCGTGACCGCCTCCTGCGCGATCCCGGGCTGGTTCGCCCCGATCATCATCGACGGCCGCCGCTACGTGGACGGCGGCATGTGGTCGGCGACCAACGTGGACGTGGCCGACAAGCAGAGCTTCCAGGAGATCGGCGAGCCGCCCCTGGACGAGCTCTACGTCCTGGCCCCGATGGCGGTGCGCGGCTTCAACGGCCCGCCGCACAGCGTCATGGAGCGCGTGGCGCGCCGCTACCGCAGGGGCGTGACGCGGCGGATGCTGATGGAGGCGCAGCGGGTGCGCGCCGACGGCACGAAGGTCATCGTGTTCTGCCCGACCGCCGACGACTTCGAAGCCATCGGCCTGAACGTGATGGACGGCGACCGCCGCCCGCACGTCCTGGAGACCGCGATGCGCACCACCCGCGAGCAGATCGACGCCCAGCGGACCCTGGCGTAG
- a CDS encoding bifunctional lysylphosphatidylglycerol flippase/synthetase MprF codes for MADRDGSEVPVPEDRLTVWPFAALVLAAAATLFGYAAASSPPSWLARTVIVIIGTTPSGGHAVHIGLAFLLLGRGLYMRRLMALYLTSAAVVWSTAMSLITWDQPWRLVPMAAFGWALWGARMRFTAVPDATRVRTALHWLLGFGIFALVVGGGGIFLQRGRLSSSLTPVGLGRELFDGLTANSEPMTIEGRSWFLHGLSLLGGITLLLVLTCLLAPARAPLPGTDAERDRVRRLVQHPDSDTLAPFALRHDKSYVFSPDGRAAIGYRVFLGTAVVGGDPFGAADAREAAMAEFLALCRRRGWRPAVLGAREALLPLWREHGMRRSIEIGDEVMLDVAAFSLEGRSIRNVRQAVRRTHKAGITTRVLRETALDEQEADQLLAIHQRWLKGHAEHGFAMNLDAITSARHPDALLIVAYAADGRAVGFQRYHPVGADQLSGHPTALSLDVMPRDPQSPNGVNERLIVDLAAWARERGVAEISLNFAAFRPIMDAGSRRTPLQSAAYRAIHLLDPWIMLESLYRFNAKFRPGWQPRSVMFRSWGEVGWLAASALAMEFSLPLDRRRVAPAGERARERERAQLDGEIRDEDAVGRAVRRRGW; via the coding sequence ATGGCTGACCGGGATGGAAGCGAGGTGCCGGTCCCTGAGGACCGGCTCACGGTGTGGCCGTTCGCCGCCTTGGTGCTCGCCGCGGCGGCGACCTTGTTCGGGTACGCGGCAGCCTCCAGCCCGCCGTCCTGGCTCGCCAGGACCGTCATCGTGATCATCGGCACGACACCCTCCGGCGGCCACGCGGTGCACATCGGGCTCGCCTTCCTGCTTCTGGGGCGCGGCCTGTACATGCGGCGTCTGATGGCGCTGTATCTGACCTCTGCCGCAGTGGTGTGGTCGACGGCGATGTCGCTGATCACCTGGGACCAGCCGTGGCGGCTGGTGCCGATGGCGGCCTTCGGGTGGGCGCTGTGGGGGGCGCGGATGCGGTTCACTGCCGTGCCCGACGCCACGCGGGTGCGCACCGCCCTGCACTGGCTCCTCGGGTTCGGCATCTTCGCGCTCGTGGTCGGGGGCGGCGGGATCTTCCTGCAGCGGGGCCGGCTCAGCTCCTCGCTGACCCCGGTCGGGCTGGGGCGCGAGCTGTTCGACGGCCTGACGGCGAACTCCGAGCCGATGACGATCGAGGGGCGCTCGTGGTTTCTCCACGGGCTCTCCCTGCTCGGCGGTATCACGCTGCTGCTGGTGCTGACATGCCTGCTGGCGCCGGCGCGGGCTCCGCTCCCGGGGACGGACGCGGAACGGGACCGGGTGCGGCGGCTGGTGCAGCATCCGGACTCGGACACGCTGGCCCCGTTCGCGCTGCGGCACGACAAGTCCTACGTCTTCTCCCCCGACGGCCGCGCCGCCATCGGGTACCGCGTCTTCCTGGGCACCGCGGTGGTGGGCGGCGACCCGTTCGGCGCCGCGGACGCCCGGGAGGCCGCGATGGCCGAGTTCCTGGCTCTGTGCCGGCGCCGCGGGTGGCGGCCCGCGGTGCTGGGCGCGCGCGAGGCGCTGCTGCCGCTGTGGCGGGAGCACGGGATGCGGCGCTCGATCGAGATCGGGGACGAGGTCATGCTGGACGTGGCCGCCTTCTCGCTGGAGGGGCGGTCGATCCGCAACGTGCGGCAGGCGGTGCGCCGGACGCACAAGGCCGGGATCACCACGCGCGTGCTGCGGGAGACGGCCCTGGACGAGCAGGAGGCCGACCAACTGCTGGCCATCCACCAGCGCTGGCTGAAGGGGCACGCCGAGCACGGCTTCGCGATGAACCTGGACGCCATCACCTCGGCCCGGCACCCCGACGCGCTGTTGATCGTCGCCTACGCCGCCGACGGCCGCGCGGTCGGCTTCCAGCGCTACCACCCGGTCGGCGCCGATCAGCTCTCCGGCCACCCGACGGCGCTGTCGCTGGACGTGATGCCGCGCGACCCGCAGAGCCCGAACGGCGTGAACGAGCGCCTGATCGTCGACCTGGCCGCCTGGGCCCGGGAGCGGGGCGTCGCGGAGATCTCGCTGAACTTCGCGGCCTTCCGCCCGATCATGGACGCCGGCAGCCGCCGCACACCGCTGCAGAGCGCGGCGTACCGCGCGATCCACCTGCTGGACCCGTGGATCATGTTGGAGAGCCTGTACCGGTTCAACGCCAAGTTCCGGCCCGGCTGGCAGCCGCGGTCGGTGATGTTCCGGTCGTGGGGCGAGGTCGGCTGGCTGGCCGCCTCGGCGCTCGCGATGGAGTTCTCGCTGCCGCTGGACCGCCGGCGGGTGGCGCCGGCCGGAGAGCGGGCGCGGGAGCGGGAGCGGGCACAGTTGGACGGCGAGATCCGGGACGAGGACGCCGTGGGGCGGGCCGTGCGACGGCGGGGCTGGTAG
- a CDS encoding Rv3235 family protein, with protein sequence MAPVRAVGTVEVGARWRRDNRPDFPGIAVWVDAVAEIEIAAECFEDLAGIQDSRGSGGRSQGMDDAGPMPCAVDQPSPESECGMAWSPLSGSGREPRPGLLLSVVRAGAVIAYPTPLPDPPAGVLAGALSRPEAAAEPRPDVLPVEEAPSRPRPRRTAPQKAYGEVRALVGVLVEILVGRRAAVHAARWTDPEVRGKLRIPRYARTASLKSVRLAESGEGIEALALVQDSGRTRVVALRFDRIEDSRWQCTALQAG encoded by the coding sequence GTGGCACCGGTGCGTGCGGTCGGGACGGTCGAGGTCGGCGCGCGGTGGCGGCGGGATAACAGGCCAGACTTCCCGGGCATCGCGGTGTGGGTGGACGCGGTGGCGGAGATTGAGATCGCCGCGGAGTGCTTCGAGGACCTCGCCGGGATCCAGGACTCCCGCGGGTCGGGCGGTCGTTCGCAGGGTATGGATGACGCCGGCCCTATGCCGTGCGCCGTGGACCAGCCGTCGCCGGAGTCGGAGTGCGGGATGGCGTGGAGTCCGCTGTCGGGCAGCGGCCGGGAGCCGCGTCCGGGGCTGTTGCTGTCCGTGGTGCGGGCAGGAGCCGTGATCGCCTACCCGACGCCGCTGCCCGACCCGCCGGCGGGTGTGCTGGCCGGGGCCCTGTCACGCCCGGAGGCCGCAGCCGAGCCCAGGCCAGACGTACTGCCCGTGGAAGAAGCGCCGTCCCGTCCTCGCCCGCGCCGCACCGCGCCGCAGAAGGCTTATGGCGAAGTCAGAGCCCTGGTAGGCGTCCTTGTCGAGATCCTCGTCGGCCGGCGCGCCGCCGTCCACGCGGCCCGCTGGACCGACCCCGAGGTCCGCGGCAAGCTCCGCATCCCGCGCTACGCCCGGACCGCATCGCTGAAGTCCGTCCGTCTCGCCGAGAGCGGTGAGGGCATCGAAGCCCTCGCGCTGGTCCAGGACAGCGGCCGTACCCGCGTCGTCGCCCTGCGCTTCGACCGGATCGAGGACTCGCGCTGGCAGTGCACCGCGCTTCAGGCCGGCTGA